The following are from one region of the Primulina eburnea isolate SZY01 chromosome 17, ASM2296580v1, whole genome shotgun sequence genome:
- the LOC140817981 gene encoding uncharacterized protein, translating to MADAMVHAMARKEVSRRDTPLEQEQEQEQEQEQGRKEEEEGSEENVDYSAGSKAPTTAEELKDLKQKMKVLEGQLEGRSSARAAAKGCPFADIIVQEPLPRNFKSAKIKDYDGNADPEEHLARFENMSMLHCYTDRIKCKVFLTTLVDSAQRWFEGLSPQSVQLFRDFQKVFLHHFSSSKKYKKTAFSLFEVKQSPEESLRAYIRRFNRVALDVPSCATETKTTAFTQGLREGEFFKSLTKKVPGNFEDMLSRAEKYINMEEAQKQKREAVKKERGDRVSKPEERGQKRGNSGHFSHHVPLKIAREREVQECSRDLAPDHQLARPEKKGFCALHKLGYHNTEDCKVLKGNYVAPSLPKPIIRTPMSRVPPWKSRQPGSSSRGGGVRSNPRIEPGRRRGPEPEQRKKSPPVVGTIKMISEGSTDGDSNRARKSRSRRECLEVEGSRKSEAIISFGPEDLRGMDLQGYHLETVETALFGFAGHVVYPEGEIILPLTLGSHDLKKTVMTSFTMVDSPSSYNIILGRPAMNELRAVASTYHQKIKFPVRARVGEVRGDQPSSRKCYVEAVRADQNRSKKEGKRAKIGETGGRIVEEGEIHFVAEEEQEAVEIGPGQQIRVARDLSTTTRQELTGISPFISEHHLNILPGSHPVKQKKRHFGPEKDKIISEQVKELLKAGHIREIQFPTWLSNVVLVPKSTGKWHMCVDFRDLNKACPKDHYPLPRIDQLVDSTSGYVLLSFMDAYQGYHQIPLAKEDQDKASFVTSGGTFCYIVMPFGLKNAGATYQRLMDKVFEKQMGRNVEVYVDDILSKTREVATFIDDLQETFATLIQHGIKLNLAKCIFGVKSGKFLGFMVTDRGIEVNPEKVKSVLCMPSPQSVKEVQKLTGRIASLSRFISRSAHRSYPFFQVLRKAQHFGWDDKCEQAFQDLKAHLAELPVLVKPEPGERLFLYLSSTEHAVSSVLIKEEGSDQKPVYYVSHALRGPELRYTEVEKIALALIVTARKLRPYFLSHQIVVLTNSPLGRIMTHAEVSGRMIKWTVELGEYDIEYKPRIAIKAQALSDFLSEMVQPSREEVWRVFVDGASSLAGCGVGVVMISPPGEKIKLAIRIDSRVTNNEAEYEAVLAGIRAAREVGASRIIIYSDSQLVTQQIKGVYEAKDDRMLKYLQLIRARAEGFSDWSIEQIPREENDEADILAKMAASLSKASTREVLHVSRLILSTDEEGTPDPENSWMTPLIRFIEKGVLPEDRGQARKIKRQAPRFVLLNTILYKRSFQGPLLKCLPKKEVDYVLREIHEGCCAEHLGGMSLARKTMLAGFWWPTLGQDAARVVQTCEGCQHHANFKHSPATLMKPIWAS from the exons atggcTGATGCAATGGTTCATGCTATGGCCCGGAAAGAAGTTTCTCGACGTGACACACCACTAGAGCAGGAGCAGGAGCAGGAACAAGAGCAGGAGCAGGGGCGGAAGGAGGAGGAGGAAGGGAGTGAAGAAAATGTAGATTATAGTGCCGGGTCAAAGGCTCCGACTACAGCAGAGGAGTTGAAAGATTTAAAGCAAAAAATGAAGGTCCTAGAGGGACAGCTGGAAGGTCGCAGCTCTGCCCGGGCCGCGGCAAAGGGATGTCCCTTTGCTGATATCATTGTTCAGGAACCTCTTCCTAGAAACTTCAAGTCTGCCAAAATAAAAGATTATGATGGCAACGCGGACCCGGAAGAACATCTAGCCAGATTCGAGAATATGTCCATGTTACACTGCTACACGGATAGAATCAAATGCAAGGTGTTCTTGACAACTCTGGTGGATTCCGCTCAGAGATGGTTTGAGGGTTTGTCCCCCCAAAGCGTGCAGTTGTTCCGAGATTTCCAAAAGGTATTCCTACACCATTTTAGTAGTAGTAAGAAGTACAAAAAGACCGCCTTCAGTCTTTTTGAAGTAAAGCAGAGCCCTGAGGAGAGTTTGCGGGCTTACATCAGAAGATTCAATAGAGTGGCTCTAGACGTCCCGTCTTGTGCCACCGAAACCAAGACTACTGCCTTCACCCAGGGTTTGAGAGAGGGTGAATTTTTCAAATCACTAACCAAAAAGGTGCCCGGGAATTTTGAGGACATGTTATCCCGGGCAGAGAAATACATAAATATGGAGGAAGCCCAGAAACAAAAGAGAGAAGCGGTGAAGAAAGAAAGAGGAGACCGGGTATCTAAACCCGAGGAGAGAGGACAAAAGAGGGGCAATTCAGGGCATTTCTCTCATCATGTGCCTCTGAAAATCGCCCGAGAGAGGGAGGTGCAGGAATGTAGTAGGGATTTGGCCCCGGATCATCAATTGGCTCGGCCAGAGAAAAAGGGATTTTGTGCTCTTCACAAGTTGGGATACCATAACACTGAGGATTGCAAGGTTCTGAAGGGAAATTATGTTGCGCCTTCCCTCCCAAAGCCCATTATCCGTACACCGATGTCTAGGGTGCCACCGTGGAAATCCCGGCAGCCCGGATCTAGTTCTCGGGGAGGGGGTGTGAGAAGCAATCCTAGAATCGAACCTGGAAGGAGAAGGGGGCCTGAACCCGAGCAAAGAAAGAAGTCGCCCCCGGTTGTAGGGACGATTAAAATGATATCCGAAGGCTCTACTGATGGAGACTCCAATCGGGCGAGGAAGTCAAGGAGTAGGAGAGAATGTTTGGAGGTGGAAGGATCGAGGAAGAGTGAGGCAATCATCAGCTTCGGCCCGGAGGACTTGAGAGGG ATGGATTTACAGGGCTATCACCTTGAAACAGTGGAAACTGCTCTTTTCGGTTTCGCCGGGCACGTGGTTTATCCGGAAGGGGAGATTATTTTACCTCTGACCCTGGGCTCTCACGATCTCAAGAAAACAGTGATGACTTCCTTCACTATGGTGGACTCCCCATCATCGTATAACATCATCCTTGGGAGACCGGCCATGAACGAGTTAAGGGCTGTAGCGTCTACCTACcaccagaaaataaaatttcctgTGAGAGCAAGGGTAGGAGAAGTCCGGGGAGATCAACCCTCTTCTCGAAAGTGTTATGTGGAAGCGGTCCGGGCGGATCAGAACAGATCTAAGAAGGAGGGGAAGAGGGCTAAGATAGGTGAGACAGGAGGAAGGATAGTGGAGGAAGGAGAGATACACTTTGTGGccgaggaagagcaggaggcggTGGAGATTGGGCCAGGACAGCAAATCCGGGTGGCTCGGGATCTCAGCACGACCACCCGG CAGGAGCTTACGGGGATTTCCCCCTTTATATCGGAGCATCATTTAAACATCCTCCCAGGGTCTCACCCTGTGAAGCAGAAAAAGAGGCACTTTGGTCCTGAAAAGGACAAAATCATATCAGAGCAAGTCAAGGAGCTCCTAAAGGCGGGGCATATTCGGGAAATTCAATTCCCTACCTGGCTTTCCAACGTGGTTTTAGTACCTAAATCCACTGGCAAATGGCACATGTGCGTAGACTTCCGCGATCTAAATAAAGCATGCCCCAAAGATCATTATCCGCTGCCCCGGATTGACCAGCTGGTAGATTCCACCTCGGGCTACGTGCTGCTGAGCTTTATGGATGCATACCAGGGGTATCATCAGATCCCCTTGGCCaaagaagatcaagataaagctAGCTTCGTCACctcgggaggtacattttgttataTAGTAATGCCTTTCGGGTTGAAGAATGCAGGGGCCACTTATCAGCGTCTTATGGACAAAGTATTCGAGAAGCAGATGGGGCGGAACGTGGAagtctatgtggatgatatctTAAGCAAGACCCGGGAAGTCGCTACTTTTATTGATGATCTACAGGAAACTTTTGCCACCCTCATTCAACATGGGATCAAGCTTAACCTGGCCAAATGTATTTTTGGCGTAAAGAGTGGCAAATTCTTGGGATTCATGGTTACAGATCGTGGAATTGAGGTAAACCCGGAGAAGGTGAAGTCTGTCTTATGTATGCCCTCTCCCCAGTCTGTAAAAGAGGTGCAAAAGCTGACGGGAAGGATTGCTTCCCTCTCTCGATTTATATCCCGGTCAGCACACAgaagttatcctttctttcaagtCTTGAGAAAGGCCCAGCACTTCGGATGGGACGATAAATGTGAACAAGCCTTCCAGGACTTGAAAGCCCATCTTGCAGAGCTCCCGGTATTAGTAAAGCCCGAGCCCGGGGAGCGATTATTCTTGTATTTATCCTCTACAGAGCATGCTGTCAGTTCAGTGTTAATCAAAGAAGAAGGCTCTGATCAGAAGCCTGTCTATTATGTTAGCCACGCTCTAAGAGGGCCCGAGCTCCGGTATACCGAGGTAGAAAAGATTGCATTGGCTTTGATCGTGACTGCTCGGAAGCTAAGACCTTACTTCTTATCACATCAAATAGTGGTTCTTACCAACAGCCCTCTTGGTAGAATCATGACTCATGCTGAGGTATCCGGGCGAATGATTAAGTGGACGGTGGAATTGGGGGAGTACGATATCGAGTACAAACCACGAATAGCTATCAAGGCACAAGCTTTATCAGACTTTTTATCTGAGATGGTCCAGCCCAGTAGAGAGGAAGTGTGGAGAGTCTTTGTGGATGGGGCGTCTAGCCTTGCGGGATGTGGAGTAGGAGTCGTGATGATATCTCCCCCGGGAGAAAAAATCAAATTGGCAATAAGGATTGATTCCCGAGTAACTAATAATGAAGCCGAGTATGAGGCTGTGCTAGCTGGAATACGAGCTGCTCGGGAAGTTGGGGCTTCCCGGATAATTATATATTCCGATTCACAACTTGTAACACAGCAGATAAAGGGAGTATATGAAGCTAAAGATGATAGGATGCTGAAATATCTACAGCTTATCAGAGCTCGAGCAGAGGGTTTTTCGGATTGGAGTATTGAACAAATCCCCCGAGAAGAAAATGACGAAGCAGATATTCTAGCAAAAATGGCAGCATCCCTAAGTAAAGCAAGCACCCGGGAGGTATTGCATGTCTCCCGCTTGATCCTCTCGACGGACGAAGAAGGGACACCCGATCCAGAAAACTCCTGGATGACGCCCTTAATCAGATTTATTGAAAAGGGTGTACTACCCGAGGACAGAGGGCAAGCTCGGAAAATTAAGAGACAAGCTCCCAGGTTTGTTCTCTTAAACACAATCTTGTATAAAAGATCATTTCAGGGGCCTCTTTTAAAATGCTTGCCTAAGAAGGAGGTAGATTATGTACTCCGGGAAATTCATGAAGGATGTTGCGCGGAGCACCTCGGAGGAATGTCTCTAGCTCGAAAAACCATGCTCGCAGGATTTTGGTGGCCAACCCTTGGTCAAGATGCAGCTCGGGTGGTTCAAACCTGCGAAGGCTGTCAGCATCATGCAAATTTCAAACACAGCCCGGCCACTCTTATGAAGCCTATTTGGGCATCCTGA